A genomic segment from Necator americanus strain Aroian chromosome III, whole genome shotgun sequence encodes:
- a CDS encoding hypothetical protein (NECATOR_CHRIII.G11737.T1) has product MPSQDQLKEIFNLYDEELDGKIDGTQIGDVVRAAGLKPTNAMVVKASGQEFKRKGEKRITFEEWLPIFEQLSKEKEQGTYADFVEGLKVFDKEECGKILAAELRHILLALGERLSADEVDEILKGAEDAEGLIKYEDFIKKVLAGPFPDSD; this is encoded by the exons ATGCCGTCTCaag ACCAGCTTAAAGAGATTTTCAACCTCTATGACGAGGAACTTGATGGTAAGATCGATGGTACCCAAATCGGAGACGTCGTTCGAGCTGCCGGACTGAAGCCAACCAACGCTATGGTTGTGAAG GCTTCCGGACAGGAATTCAAGCGTAAGGGTGAGAAGCGCATTACGTTCGAGGAATGGCTGCCGATTTTCGAGCAATTGTCGAAGGAAAAG GAACAAGGAACGTACGCTGACTTCGTTGAGGGACTTAAGGTCTTCGACAAGGAAGAGTGCGGCAAAATCCTCGCAGCTGAGCTCAGACATATTCTCCTAGCCTTGGGAGAGCGACTCTCTGCCGACGAG GTTGACGAGATTCTGAAAGGAGCCGAAGATGCAGAAGGTCTGATTAAATACGAGG ATTTCATCAAGAAAGTTCTGGCTGGTCCGTTCCCCGATTCAGACTGA